A window from Manis javanica isolate MJ-LG chromosome 10, MJ_LKY, whole genome shotgun sequence encodes these proteins:
- the MAPK12 gene encoding mitogen-activated protein kinase 12 isoform X3, giving the protein MSSPPSARRGFYRQEVTKTAWEVRAVYQDLQPVGSGAYGAVCSAVDSRTGAKVAIKKLYRPFQSELFAKRAYRELRLLKHMRHENFLLLPRTQPRATPAIPASSLSARSEGWWSAHPGPGLPCSHTEDLPPGLSEPTAFSCAHQQTHPLGSSGAKRVIGLLDVFTPDESLDDFTDFYLVMPFMGTDLGKLMKHEKLSEDRVQFLVYQMLKGLKYIHAAGIIHRDLKPGNLAVNEDCELKILDFGLARQADSEMTGYVVTRWYRAPEVILNWMRYTQTGCAPQLGADLDQLKEILKVTGTPPAEFVQKLQSADAKNYMKGLPELEKKDFTSFLTNASPLAVNLLEKMLVLDAERRATAAEALAHPYFESLQDTEDEPAAHKYDESCDDVDRTLDEWKRPLPPGQLCSPHIPPVSRIKRCSTLSTPSSWVPRPPRRRHCEDPWALMVSVRISWRSQLGFRPGRGIRFTAVTSAWACTPGDSSLHGLTPQACSPALRLHCSLALEAHLNFLDRTSTWPGASL; this is encoded by the exons ATGAGCTCCCCGCCGTCCGCCCGCAGGGGTTTCTACCGCCAGGAGGTGACCAAGACGGCCTGGGAGGTGCGCGCTGTGTACCAGGACCTGCAGCCCGTGGGCTCGGGCGCCTATGGCGCGGTGTG CTCGGCCGTGGACAGCCGCACCGGCGCCAAGGTGGCCATCAAGAAGCTGTACCGGCCCTTCCAGTCGGAGCTCTTCGCCAAGCGGGCCTACCGCGAGCTGCGCCTCCTCAAGCACATGCGCCACGAGAAC TTCCTCCTGCTGCCGAGAACTCAACCCCGTGCCACACCAGCCATTCCTGCCTCGTCCCTCTCGGCCCGGTCTGAGGGCTGGTGGTCTGCCCACCCAGGCCCTGGCCTGCCGTGCTCCCACACAGAGGACCTGCCCCCCGGGTTATCGGAGCCGACAGCCTTCTCCTGTGCCCACCAGCAAACTCATCCCCTCGGTTCCTCAGGGGCTAAGAGG GTGATCGGGCTGCTGGACGTGTTCACTCCTGACGAGTCCCTGGATGATTTCACAGACTT TTACCTGGTAATGCCATTCATGGGCACTGACCTGGGCAAGCTCATGAAGCATGAGAAGCTGAGTGAGGACCGAGTCCAGTTCCTTGTCTACCAGATGCTAAAAGGCCTGAAG TATATCCACGCTGCTGGCATCATCCACAGG GACCTGAAGCCCGGCAACCTGGCGGTGAATGAGGACTGTGAGCTGAAG ATTCTGGACTTTGGCTTGGCCAGGCAGGCAGACAGTGAGATGACTGGATATGTGGTGACCCGGTGGTACCGGGCACCCGAGGTCATCCTGAATTGGATGCGCTACACACAGACTG GTTGTGCTCCTCAGCTCGGTGCAGACTTGGACCAGCTGAAGGAGATCCTGAAGGTGACGGGGACGCCGCCTGCCGAGTTTGTGCAGAAGCTGCAGAGCGCTGAC GCGAAGAACTACATGAAGGGCCTCCCCGAGTTAGAGAAGAAGGATTTCACCTCCTTCCTGACCAACGCGAGCCCTCTGG CTGTGAACCTCCTGGAGAAGATGCTGGTGCTGGACGCGGAGCGACGGGCGACCGCGGCCGAGGCTCTGGCCCACCCTTACTTCGAGTCACTGCAGGACACAGAGGACGAGCCCGCGGCCCACAAGTATGACGAGTCCTGTGACGATGTGGACCGCACCCTGGATGAATGGAAGC GACCCCTCCCACCCGGACAACTGTGTTCCCCTCATATCCCACCG GTGTCACGTATAAAGAGGTGCTCAACTTTAAGCACCCCCAGCAGCTGGGTGCCAAGGCCTCCAAGGAGACGGCACTGTGAAGACCCCTGGGCCCTGATGGTGTCGGTGAGGATATCTTGGAGATCCCAGCTGGGGTTCCGACCTGGAAGGGGAATCCGGTTTACTGCTGTGACCTCTGCTTGGGCTTGCACCCCAGGAGACTCCTCATTACATGGACTCACTCCCCAAGCCTGTTCCCCTGCTCTCAGGCTGCACTGCAGCCTAGCTTTGGAGGCGCATCTGAACTTTCTGGACAGGACATCCACCTGGCCTGGGGCTAGCCTCTGA
- the MAPK12 gene encoding mitogen-activated protein kinase 12 isoform X2, with product MSSPPSARRGFYRQEVTKTAWEVRAVYQDLQPVGSGAYGAVCSAVDSRTGAKVAIKKLYRPFQSELFAKRAYRELRLLKHMRHENFLLLPRTQPRATPAIPASSLSARSEGWWSAHPGPGLPCSHTEDLPPGLSEPTAFSCAHQQTHPLGSSGAKRVIGLLDVFTPDESLDDFTDFYLVMPFMGTDLGKLMKHEKLSEDRVQFLVYQMLKGLKYIHAAGIIHRDLKPGNLAVNEDCELKILDFGLARQADSEMTGYVVTRWYRAPEVILNWMRYTQTVDIWSVGCIMAEMITGCAPQLGADLDQLKEILKVTGTPPAEFVQKLQSADAKNYMKGLPELEKKDFTSFLTNASPLAVNLLEKMLVLDAERRATAAEALAHPYFESLQDTEDEPAAHKYDESCDDVDRTLDEWKRPLPPGQLCSPHIPPVSRIKRCSTLSTPSSWVPRPPRRRHCEDPWALMVSVRISWRSQLGFRPGRGIRFTAVTSAWACTPGDSSLHGLTPQACSPALRLHCSLALEAHLNFLDRTSTWPGASL from the exons ATGAGCTCCCCGCCGTCCGCCCGCAGGGGTTTCTACCGCCAGGAGGTGACCAAGACGGCCTGGGAGGTGCGCGCTGTGTACCAGGACCTGCAGCCCGTGGGCTCGGGCGCCTATGGCGCGGTGTG CTCGGCCGTGGACAGCCGCACCGGCGCCAAGGTGGCCATCAAGAAGCTGTACCGGCCCTTCCAGTCGGAGCTCTTCGCCAAGCGGGCCTACCGCGAGCTGCGCCTCCTCAAGCACATGCGCCACGAGAAC TTCCTCCTGCTGCCGAGAACTCAACCCCGTGCCACACCAGCCATTCCTGCCTCGTCCCTCTCGGCCCGGTCTGAGGGCTGGTGGTCTGCCCACCCAGGCCCTGGCCTGCCGTGCTCCCACACAGAGGACCTGCCCCCCGGGTTATCGGAGCCGACAGCCTTCTCCTGTGCCCACCAGCAAACTCATCCCCTCGGTTCCTCAGGGGCTAAGAGG GTGATCGGGCTGCTGGACGTGTTCACTCCTGACGAGTCCCTGGATGATTTCACAGACTT TTACCTGGTAATGCCATTCATGGGCACTGACCTGGGCAAGCTCATGAAGCATGAGAAGCTGAGTGAGGACCGAGTCCAGTTCCTTGTCTACCAGATGCTAAAAGGCCTGAAG TATATCCACGCTGCTGGCATCATCCACAGG GACCTGAAGCCCGGCAACCTGGCGGTGAATGAGGACTGTGAGCTGAAG ATTCTGGACTTTGGCTTGGCCAGGCAGGCAGACAGTGAGATGACTGGATATGTGGTGACCCGGTGGTACCGGGCACCCGAGGTCATCCTGAATTGGATGCGCTACACACAGACTG TGGACATCTGGTCAGTGGGCTGCATCATGGCGGAGATGATCACAG GTTGTGCTCCTCAGCTCGGTGCAGACTTGGACCAGCTGAAGGAGATCCTGAAGGTGACGGGGACGCCGCCTGCCGAGTTTGTGCAGAAGCTGCAGAGCGCTGAC GCGAAGAACTACATGAAGGGCCTCCCCGAGTTAGAGAAGAAGGATTTCACCTCCTTCCTGACCAACGCGAGCCCTCTGG CTGTGAACCTCCTGGAGAAGATGCTGGTGCTGGACGCGGAGCGACGGGCGACCGCGGCCGAGGCTCTGGCCCACCCTTACTTCGAGTCACTGCAGGACACAGAGGACGAGCCCGCGGCCCACAAGTATGACGAGTCCTGTGACGATGTGGACCGCACCCTGGATGAATGGAAGC GACCCCTCCCACCCGGACAACTGTGTTCCCCTCATATCCCACCG GTGTCACGTATAAAGAGGTGCTCAACTTTAAGCACCCCCAGCAGCTGGGTGCCAAGGCCTCCAAGGAGACGGCACTGTGAAGACCCCTGGGCCCTGATGGTGTCGGTGAGGATATCTTGGAGATCCCAGCTGGGGTTCCGACCTGGAAGGGGAATCCGGTTTACTGCTGTGACCTCTGCTTGGGCTTGCACCCCAGGAGACTCCTCATTACATGGACTCACTCCCCAAGCCTGTTCCCCTGCTCTCAGGCTGCACTGCAGCCTAGCTTTGGAGGCGCATCTGAACTTTCTGGACAGGACATCCACCTGGCCTGGGGCTAGCCTCTGA
- the MAPK12 gene encoding mitogen-activated protein kinase 12 isoform X1: MSSPPSARRGFYRQEVTKTAWEVRAVYQDLQPVGSGAYGAVCSAVDSRTGAKVAIKKLYRPFQSELFAKRAYRELRLLKHMRHENFLLLPRTQPRATPAIPASSLSARSEGWWSAHPGPGLPCSHTEDLPPGLSEPTAFSCAHQQTHPLGSSGAKRVIGLLDVFTPDESLDDFTDFYLVMPFMGTDLGKLMKHEKLSEDRVQFLVYQMLKGLKYIHAAGIIHRDLKPGNLAVNEDCELKILDFGLARQADSEMTGYVVTRWYRAPEVILNWMRYTQTVDIWSVGCIMAEMITGKTLFKGNDHLDQLKEILKVTGTPPAEFVQKLQSADAKNYMKGLPELEKKDFTSFLTNASPLAVNLLEKMLVLDAERRATAAEALAHPYFESLQDTEDEPAAHKYDESCDDVDRTLDEWKRPLPPGQLCSPHIPPVSRIKRCSTLSTPSSWVPRPPRRRHCEDPWALMVSVRISWRSQLGFRPGRGIRFTAVTSAWACTPGDSSLHGLTPQACSPALRLHCSLALEAHLNFLDRTSTWPGASL, translated from the exons ATGAGCTCCCCGCCGTCCGCCCGCAGGGGTTTCTACCGCCAGGAGGTGACCAAGACGGCCTGGGAGGTGCGCGCTGTGTACCAGGACCTGCAGCCCGTGGGCTCGGGCGCCTATGGCGCGGTGTG CTCGGCCGTGGACAGCCGCACCGGCGCCAAGGTGGCCATCAAGAAGCTGTACCGGCCCTTCCAGTCGGAGCTCTTCGCCAAGCGGGCCTACCGCGAGCTGCGCCTCCTCAAGCACATGCGCCACGAGAAC TTCCTCCTGCTGCCGAGAACTCAACCCCGTGCCACACCAGCCATTCCTGCCTCGTCCCTCTCGGCCCGGTCTGAGGGCTGGTGGTCTGCCCACCCAGGCCCTGGCCTGCCGTGCTCCCACACAGAGGACCTGCCCCCCGGGTTATCGGAGCCGACAGCCTTCTCCTGTGCCCACCAGCAAACTCATCCCCTCGGTTCCTCAGGGGCTAAGAGG GTGATCGGGCTGCTGGACGTGTTCACTCCTGACGAGTCCCTGGATGATTTCACAGACTT TTACCTGGTAATGCCATTCATGGGCACTGACCTGGGCAAGCTCATGAAGCATGAGAAGCTGAGTGAGGACCGAGTCCAGTTCCTTGTCTACCAGATGCTAAAAGGCCTGAAG TATATCCACGCTGCTGGCATCATCCACAGG GACCTGAAGCCCGGCAACCTGGCGGTGAATGAGGACTGTGAGCTGAAG ATTCTGGACTTTGGCTTGGCCAGGCAGGCAGACAGTGAGATGACTGGATATGTGGTGACCCGGTGGTACCGGGCACCCGAGGTCATCCTGAATTGGATGCGCTACACACAGACTG TGGACATCTGGTCAGTGGGCTGCATCATGGCGGAGATGATCACAGGCAAGACGCTGTTTAAGGGCAATGACC ACTTGGACCAGCTGAAGGAGATCCTGAAGGTGACGGGGACGCCGCCTGCCGAGTTTGTGCAGAAGCTGCAGAGCGCTGAC GCGAAGAACTACATGAAGGGCCTCCCCGAGTTAGAGAAGAAGGATTTCACCTCCTTCCTGACCAACGCGAGCCCTCTGG CTGTGAACCTCCTGGAGAAGATGCTGGTGCTGGACGCGGAGCGACGGGCGACCGCGGCCGAGGCTCTGGCCCACCCTTACTTCGAGTCACTGCAGGACACAGAGGACGAGCCCGCGGCCCACAAGTATGACGAGTCCTGTGACGATGTGGACCGCACCCTGGATGAATGGAAGC GACCCCTCCCACCCGGACAACTGTGTTCCCCTCATATCCCACCG GTGTCACGTATAAAGAGGTGCTCAACTTTAAGCACCCCCAGCAGCTGGGTGCCAAGGCCTCCAAGGAGACGGCACTGTGAAGACCCCTGGGCCCTGATGGTGTCGGTGAGGATATCTTGGAGATCCCAGCTGGGGTTCCGACCTGGAAGGGGAATCCGGTTTACTGCTGTGACCTCTGCTTGGGCTTGCACCCCAGGAGACTCCTCATTACATGGACTCACTCCCCAAGCCTGTTCCCCTGCTCTCAGGCTGCACTGCAGCCTAGCTTTGGAGGCGCATCTGAACTTTCTGGACAGGACATCCACCTGGCCTGGGGCTAGCCTCTGA
- the MAPK12 gene encoding mitogen-activated protein kinase 12 isoform X5 — translation MSSPPSARRGFYRQEVTKTAWEVRAVYQDLQPVGSGAYGAVCSAVDSRTGAKVAIKKLYRPFQSELFAKRAYRELRLLKHMRHENVIGLLDVFTPDESLDDFTDFYLVMPFMGTDLGKLMKHEKLSEDRVQFLVYQMLKGLKYIHAAGIIHRDLKPGNLAVNEDCELKILDFGLARQADSEMTGYVVTRWYRAPEVILNWMRYTQTVDIWSVGCIMAEMITGKTLFKGNDHLDQLKEILKVTGTPPAEFVQKLQSADAKNYMKGLPELEKKDFTSFLTNASPLAVNLLEKMLVLDAERRATAAEALAHPYFESLQDTEDEPAAHKYDESCDDVDRTLDEWKRPLPPGQLCSPHIPPVSRIKRCSTLSTPSSWVPRPPRRRHCEDPWALMVSVRISWRSQLGFRPGRGIRFTAVTSAWACTPGDSSLHGLTPQACSPALRLHCSLALEAHLNFLDRTSTWPGASL, via the exons ATGAGCTCCCCGCCGTCCGCCCGCAGGGGTTTCTACCGCCAGGAGGTGACCAAGACGGCCTGGGAGGTGCGCGCTGTGTACCAGGACCTGCAGCCCGTGGGCTCGGGCGCCTATGGCGCGGTGTG CTCGGCCGTGGACAGCCGCACCGGCGCCAAGGTGGCCATCAAGAAGCTGTACCGGCCCTTCCAGTCGGAGCTCTTCGCCAAGCGGGCCTACCGCGAGCTGCGCCTCCTCAAGCACATGCGCCACGAGAAC GTGATCGGGCTGCTGGACGTGTTCACTCCTGACGAGTCCCTGGATGATTTCACAGACTT TTACCTGGTAATGCCATTCATGGGCACTGACCTGGGCAAGCTCATGAAGCATGAGAAGCTGAGTGAGGACCGAGTCCAGTTCCTTGTCTACCAGATGCTAAAAGGCCTGAAG TATATCCACGCTGCTGGCATCATCCACAGG GACCTGAAGCCCGGCAACCTGGCGGTGAATGAGGACTGTGAGCTGAAG ATTCTGGACTTTGGCTTGGCCAGGCAGGCAGACAGTGAGATGACTGGATATGTGGTGACCCGGTGGTACCGGGCACCCGAGGTCATCCTGAATTGGATGCGCTACACACAGACTG TGGACATCTGGTCAGTGGGCTGCATCATGGCGGAGATGATCACAGGCAAGACGCTGTTTAAGGGCAATGACC ACTTGGACCAGCTGAAGGAGATCCTGAAGGTGACGGGGACGCCGCCTGCCGAGTTTGTGCAGAAGCTGCAGAGCGCTGAC GCGAAGAACTACATGAAGGGCCTCCCCGAGTTAGAGAAGAAGGATTTCACCTCCTTCCTGACCAACGCGAGCCCTCTGG CTGTGAACCTCCTGGAGAAGATGCTGGTGCTGGACGCGGAGCGACGGGCGACCGCGGCCGAGGCTCTGGCCCACCCTTACTTCGAGTCACTGCAGGACACAGAGGACGAGCCCGCGGCCCACAAGTATGACGAGTCCTGTGACGATGTGGACCGCACCCTGGATGAATGGAAGC GACCCCTCCCACCCGGACAACTGTGTTCCCCTCATATCCCACCG GTGTCACGTATAAAGAGGTGCTCAACTTTAAGCACCCCCAGCAGCTGGGTGCCAAGGCCTCCAAGGAGACGGCACTGTGAAGACCCCTGGGCCCTGATGGTGTCGGTGAGGATATCTTGGAGATCCCAGCTGGGGTTCCGACCTGGAAGGGGAATCCGGTTTACTGCTGTGACCTCTGCTTGGGCTTGCACCCCAGGAGACTCCTCATTACATGGACTCACTCCCCAAGCCTGTTCCCCTGCTCTCAGGCTGCACTGCAGCCTAGCTTTGGAGGCGCATCTGAACTTTCTGGACAGGACATCCACCTGGCCTGGGGCTAGCCTCTGA
- the MAPK12 gene encoding mitogen-activated protein kinase 12 isoform X9, translating into MTPACRHLSPFSGVLPCLYLVMPFMGTDLGKLMKHEKLSEDRVQFLVYQMLKGLKYIHAAGIIHRDLKPGNLAVNEDCELKILDFGLARQADSEMTGYVVTRWYRAPEVILNWMRYTQTVDIWSVGCIMAEMITGKTLFKGNDHLDQLKEILKVTGTPPAEFVQKLQSADAKNYMKGLPELEKKDFTSFLTNASPLAVNLLEKMLVLDAERRATAAEALAHPYFESLQDTEDEPAAHKYDESCDDVDRTLDEWKRPLPPGQLCSPHIPPVSRIKRCSTLSTPSSWVPRPPRRRHCEDPWALMVSVRISWRSQLGFRPGRGIRFTAVTSAWACTPGDSSLHGLTPQACSPALRLHCSLALEAHLNFLDRTSTWPGASL; encoded by the exons ATGACCCCTGCCTGCAGgcatctctctcctttctctggcGTCCTTCCCTGCCT TTACCTGGTAATGCCATTCATGGGCACTGACCTGGGCAAGCTCATGAAGCATGAGAAGCTGAGTGAGGACCGAGTCCAGTTCCTTGTCTACCAGATGCTAAAAGGCCTGAAG TATATCCACGCTGCTGGCATCATCCACAGG GACCTGAAGCCCGGCAACCTGGCGGTGAATGAGGACTGTGAGCTGAAG ATTCTGGACTTTGGCTTGGCCAGGCAGGCAGACAGTGAGATGACTGGATATGTGGTGACCCGGTGGTACCGGGCACCCGAGGTCATCCTGAATTGGATGCGCTACACACAGACTG TGGACATCTGGTCAGTGGGCTGCATCATGGCGGAGATGATCACAGGCAAGACGCTGTTTAAGGGCAATGACC ACTTGGACCAGCTGAAGGAGATCCTGAAGGTGACGGGGACGCCGCCTGCCGAGTTTGTGCAGAAGCTGCAGAGCGCTGAC GCGAAGAACTACATGAAGGGCCTCCCCGAGTTAGAGAAGAAGGATTTCACCTCCTTCCTGACCAACGCGAGCCCTCTGG CTGTGAACCTCCTGGAGAAGATGCTGGTGCTGGACGCGGAGCGACGGGCGACCGCGGCCGAGGCTCTGGCCCACCCTTACTTCGAGTCACTGCAGGACACAGAGGACGAGCCCGCGGCCCACAAGTATGACGAGTCCTGTGACGATGTGGACCGCACCCTGGATGAATGGAAGC GACCCCTCCCACCCGGACAACTGTGTTCCCCTCATATCCCACCG GTGTCACGTATAAAGAGGTGCTCAACTTTAAGCACCCCCAGCAGCTGGGTGCCAAGGCCTCCAAGGAGACGGCACTGTGAAGACCCCTGGGCCCTGATGGTGTCGGTGAGGATATCTTGGAGATCCCAGCTGGGGTTCCGACCTGGAAGGGGAATCCGGTTTACTGCTGTGACCTCTGCTTGGGCTTGCACCCCAGGAGACTCCTCATTACATGGACTCACTCCCCAAGCCTGTTCCCCTGCTCTCAGGCTGCACTGCAGCCTAGCTTTGGAGGCGCATCTGAACTTTCTGGACAGGACATCCACCTGGCCTGGGGCTAGCCTCTGA
- the MAPK12 gene encoding mitogen-activated protein kinase 12 isoform X7: MSSPPSARRGFYRQEVTKTAWEVRAVYQDLQPVGSGAYGAVCSAVDSRTGAKVAIKKLYRPFQSELFAKRAYRELRLLKHMRHENFLLLPRTQPRATPAIPASSLSARSEGWWSAHPGPGLPCSHTEDLPPGLSEPTAFSCAHQQTHPLGSSGAKRVIGLLDVFTPDESLDDFTDFYLVMPFMGTDLGKLMKHEKLSEDRVQFLVYQMLKGLKYIHAAGIIHRDLKPGNLAVNEDCELKILDFGLARQADSEMTGYVVTRWYRAPEVILNWMRYTQTVDIWSVGCIMAEMITGKTLFKGNDHLDQLKEILKVTGTPPAEFVQKLQSADAKNYMKGLPELEKKDFTSFLTNASPLAVNLLEKMLVLDAERRATAAEALAHPYFESLQDTEDEPAAHKYDESCDDVDRTLDEWKRVTYKEVLNFKHPQQLGAKASKETAL; the protein is encoded by the exons ATGAGCTCCCCGCCGTCCGCCCGCAGGGGTTTCTACCGCCAGGAGGTGACCAAGACGGCCTGGGAGGTGCGCGCTGTGTACCAGGACCTGCAGCCCGTGGGCTCGGGCGCCTATGGCGCGGTGTG CTCGGCCGTGGACAGCCGCACCGGCGCCAAGGTGGCCATCAAGAAGCTGTACCGGCCCTTCCAGTCGGAGCTCTTCGCCAAGCGGGCCTACCGCGAGCTGCGCCTCCTCAAGCACATGCGCCACGAGAAC TTCCTCCTGCTGCCGAGAACTCAACCCCGTGCCACACCAGCCATTCCTGCCTCGTCCCTCTCGGCCCGGTCTGAGGGCTGGTGGTCTGCCCACCCAGGCCCTGGCCTGCCGTGCTCCCACACAGAGGACCTGCCCCCCGGGTTATCGGAGCCGACAGCCTTCTCCTGTGCCCACCAGCAAACTCATCCCCTCGGTTCCTCAGGGGCTAAGAGG GTGATCGGGCTGCTGGACGTGTTCACTCCTGACGAGTCCCTGGATGATTTCACAGACTT TTACCTGGTAATGCCATTCATGGGCACTGACCTGGGCAAGCTCATGAAGCATGAGAAGCTGAGTGAGGACCGAGTCCAGTTCCTTGTCTACCAGATGCTAAAAGGCCTGAAG TATATCCACGCTGCTGGCATCATCCACAGG GACCTGAAGCCCGGCAACCTGGCGGTGAATGAGGACTGTGAGCTGAAG ATTCTGGACTTTGGCTTGGCCAGGCAGGCAGACAGTGAGATGACTGGATATGTGGTGACCCGGTGGTACCGGGCACCCGAGGTCATCCTGAATTGGATGCGCTACACACAGACTG TGGACATCTGGTCAGTGGGCTGCATCATGGCGGAGATGATCACAGGCAAGACGCTGTTTAAGGGCAATGACC ACTTGGACCAGCTGAAGGAGATCCTGAAGGTGACGGGGACGCCGCCTGCCGAGTTTGTGCAGAAGCTGCAGAGCGCTGAC GCGAAGAACTACATGAAGGGCCTCCCCGAGTTAGAGAAGAAGGATTTCACCTCCTTCCTGACCAACGCGAGCCCTCTGG CTGTGAACCTCCTGGAGAAGATGCTGGTGCTGGACGCGGAGCGACGGGCGACCGCGGCCGAGGCTCTGGCCCACCCTTACTTCGAGTCACTGCAGGACACAGAGGACGAGCCCGCGGCCCACAAGTATGACGAGTCCTGTGACGATGTGGACCGCACCCTGGATGAATGGAAGC GTGTCACGTATAAAGAGGTGCTCAACTTTAAGCACCCCCAGCAGCTGGGTGCCAAGGCCTCCAAGGAGACGGCACTGTGA
- the MAPK12 gene encoding mitogen-activated protein kinase 12 isoform X8: MSSPPSARRGFYRQEVTKTAWEVRAVYQDLQPVGSGAYGAVCSAVDSRTGAKVAIKKLYRPFQSELFAKRAYRELRLLKHMRHENVIGLLDVFTPDESLDDFTDFYLVMPFMGTDLGKLMKHEKLSEDRVQFLVYQMLKGLKYIHAAGIIHRDLKPGNLAVNEDCELKILDFGLARQADSEMTGYVVTRWYRAPEVILNWMRYTQTVDIWSVGCIMAEMITGKTLFKGNDHLDQLKEILKVTGTPPAEFVQKLQSADAKNYMKGLPELEKKDFTSFLTNASPLAVNLLEKMLVLDAERRATAAEALAHPYFESLQDTEDEPAAHKYDESCDDVDRTLDEWKRVTYKEVLNFKHPQQLGAKASKETAL, from the exons ATGAGCTCCCCGCCGTCCGCCCGCAGGGGTTTCTACCGCCAGGAGGTGACCAAGACGGCCTGGGAGGTGCGCGCTGTGTACCAGGACCTGCAGCCCGTGGGCTCGGGCGCCTATGGCGCGGTGTG CTCGGCCGTGGACAGCCGCACCGGCGCCAAGGTGGCCATCAAGAAGCTGTACCGGCCCTTCCAGTCGGAGCTCTTCGCCAAGCGGGCCTACCGCGAGCTGCGCCTCCTCAAGCACATGCGCCACGAGAAC GTGATCGGGCTGCTGGACGTGTTCACTCCTGACGAGTCCCTGGATGATTTCACAGACTT TTACCTGGTAATGCCATTCATGGGCACTGACCTGGGCAAGCTCATGAAGCATGAGAAGCTGAGTGAGGACCGAGTCCAGTTCCTTGTCTACCAGATGCTAAAAGGCCTGAAG TATATCCACGCTGCTGGCATCATCCACAGG GACCTGAAGCCCGGCAACCTGGCGGTGAATGAGGACTGTGAGCTGAAG ATTCTGGACTTTGGCTTGGCCAGGCAGGCAGACAGTGAGATGACTGGATATGTGGTGACCCGGTGGTACCGGGCACCCGAGGTCATCCTGAATTGGATGCGCTACACACAGACTG TGGACATCTGGTCAGTGGGCTGCATCATGGCGGAGATGATCACAGGCAAGACGCTGTTTAAGGGCAATGACC ACTTGGACCAGCTGAAGGAGATCCTGAAGGTGACGGGGACGCCGCCTGCCGAGTTTGTGCAGAAGCTGCAGAGCGCTGAC GCGAAGAACTACATGAAGGGCCTCCCCGAGTTAGAGAAGAAGGATTTCACCTCCTTCCTGACCAACGCGAGCCCTCTGG CTGTGAACCTCCTGGAGAAGATGCTGGTGCTGGACGCGGAGCGACGGGCGACCGCGGCCGAGGCTCTGGCCCACCCTTACTTCGAGTCACTGCAGGACACAGAGGACGAGCCCGCGGCCCACAAGTATGACGAGTCCTGTGACGATGTGGACCGCACCCTGGATGAATGGAAGC GTGTCACGTATAAAGAGGTGCTCAACTTTAAGCACCCCCAGCAGCTGGGTGCCAAGGCCTCCAAGGAGACGGCACTGTGA